CCATGATGGATGGTCCTCCACAATGAGTGACCGACCGAAGCGGTGTGGGTCGTGAGGGATTTACGCACCCGCGATGTCCGGCGGCGGGGGTGCCGCTGCGGTTCTGACCGCCGAACAACTAAGGTGCGCGGGGCTTCCAGGGTGTCACCAAAAAGTTTGACGGTCAACACGATCACGCCCTGGATCGACGGGCGACCGGGGGCGCCACTGCCGCAGAACACGCGGCGGCGCCTCTCACACGGTGCCCGGAGGGCTTGGAGATCATCCTTGCGCGCGGGGGGCCGCGCCACAACCCCCTCTCGCCAATCACCTGGTCATTTCTGTCCCCACAGGTAGCGCGCGTGACTTCCCGAGGCGCCCCTTATCGCCCCGCGCGCCCCCGGAATGGGGGATGCGCCACGGTCGCTCACGGTTGCTTTCAACGGACCTGGAATCCTTCGTATCCGCCGCGCGGCGTGTCCCAGATCTCAGTGACGCCGTCCACGCGACCGGGTGTGTCGCCGCCGCGCAGCCACTCCAGGAGACGGTGGCAATTCTCACGCGGGCCTTCGGCGACGACCTGGACGCGGCCGTCGTCGAGGTTGAGGGCGAAACCGGTGAGGCCGCCGATCTCCAGGGCGTTCTCCCTGGTGAACCAGCGGAAGCCGACTCCCTGTACTCGTCCGCGTACCCATGCCGTGAGCCGTGCCTCGTCGTTCATGGCTGCACGCTAACCGGCCAATCGCTTCGGCGGCACTTCGCCCCCGTGCGTCATGGCGTACAGTCCCCACCCAATGAGCTTCACCCGTTCGGGGGAATCCCGCCGGGGCCGGGCTCACCACGGGGACACGACCGACCGACACACCACGCACCACAGCACCGACCACACAGCACACTGCAGGACGCAGGAGCAGGAGGCAGAGCAGATGGGACGCCATCGACGCTCCGGCGCCGCACCCGCCGCCGACGAGTACGCGGCCGGTGCCGCCGGTACGCACCGAGGACACCGGGGCGCGCGGCGGAAGAAGCGGGCGCTGCCGTTGCGCGGGGGGCTGCTCGGCGCCTCGGCCGCCCTGGCGGTGGGCGCCGTCGCGGTGACGTCGGGCATCCTGCCCGGCGGCGAGACGTTCACCATCGGCGGCGGCTCCTCGCCGCAGGAGATACGTTCCAGCGGTACGTCG
This genomic window from Streptomyces thermolilacinus SPC6 contains:
- a CDS encoding acylphosphatase, yielding MNDEARLTAWVRGRVQGVGFRWFTRENALEIGGLTGFALNLDDGRVQVVAEGPRENCHRLLEWLRGGDTPGRVDGVTEIWDTPRGGYEGFQVR